ACTGCCGAGTCCTTGACGTCTACGGGCCGACACGACCATGGCCGGCCGGAAGCGCGGCGATAGCGTCACGGACCGGGTGGTGCTGTACCAGGGTCAGGCGAATCGGGGACTTCGTCAACTCGTTGCGGTGCCGGATGACGATCTGAAAGAACGCTGAATCGTCGACGGAGTCGATCTCGTGGTCCACGACCGTGTGCTCGGCGAGGACGGTCTCGATCACGACGCGGTCCTTGTACACCGCGACGTGCAAGTTCGGATACTGGAAACGCACCCAGCCGATCCAGCCGGTGCACTCGTCCTCGGCGACAGGTGCGGCAGCGGGTCGTGGAACCTCCCCCACAGGCCGCCCTCGCCCACGAGCGCCGGAAGAAGCCATCGGCACGTCGCGTACAGCAATGTGCCCAGCACCAAGACGAAGCCTATGTCACCGGGCAGTCCGGTCAGCCCGAAAGCGACGCACGCACCGAGGATCCCGGCGGCGGGCACCAGGAAATCGGCTATTCGCCAAGCAAGTCTGCTCATGCATCCCCCATAGCAGTACGCTCTGACACAGCGAGCGCTTTCCTGGTTGCGACTATTACGCGGTGCCACGGACTGACACCCGACCGGCACGGGCGGCGATGCACCATCTCCGGCACGTCGCTGCCCGGTCGGTGAGAACGCCATCCTCCTGGCTGCACCCGGTACTCCGTGGCACCGAGTACTGCTACGCGGTGCCACGGAGTAGTGAGTGTCAGCGCGGCTACAGTGCGGCCGGCGGTGGTTACTCCCAGCGGTGCCACTGGGCGGTGGCGTCGGACTGGTAGAGCACGACGTTGGAGTCGTTCTGAACGACCAGGCGGTCGCAAGTGGTGTTCCAGGTGTTGGTGTGCCACTTGGCCACGCCGGCCGGGGTGTAGAGGACGAAGTTGCCGTCGTGTTGGAGGACCGCGCGCGTCGCGCCGGAGCCATTGGTGCGGGTGTGCCACAGCGCCTCGCCGGTCGCGGCGTAGAGCACCAGGTTGCCGTCCGACTGCATGATCAGCCGGAACCTGCCGTCCCGCGAGGTCCGGTACTGGCCGACGGCCAGGCTCTCGCCGCGCACCACCCGGTCGCTGCCGCGCGCGGGTGCGCCGGTCGTGTCGTGGACCGTGATGTACTGGCCCGCGTCATGGATCAGGTAGAACTCCGTGCCGTCCGGCGTGAAGGCCACGTGCGACGGGTACCGGTCGACCGGTTCGGTGGAGGCGATCGTGTTGGTGGCCACGTCGATCGCCAGCAGGGTGTGCTCGTGGTGGCTGGTGACGAAGACCTGGCGACCGTTCGGTGCGGCGGCCAGACCCCTGGGCGACCCGGCCACGTCGATGGTGGCTCCGACGTAGTAGCCCTCCGTGGCGATCATGTACACCTTGTTGGCCATGTAGCTGGTGGCGTACACACGTAGGCCGTCCGGCATGACTGCGATCCGACTGGGGGTGGTGGGCAGCGGCACGGTGGCGATCACGCGGTCGGTCGCGGTGCTGAGCACCACGATGCTACTGCTCTGGTAGTCCGTGAGGTACGCGCGGGAGCCGTCGCGCGTGACTTTCACGTCCGTCAAGGTGCCGTAGCCGATATCGACCGCGCGGGGGACATTGGTCGCGGTGTCGATCACCGACAGGTAGTTGGCGCCGGCGACGTAGGCCTTCTTCCCGTCCGGGGTGACGGCGACGGCGTTCGGGCTGATCAGCGGTAGCACCGAGATCCTGGTGACCGCCCTGGTCGCGGTGTCGATCGCCAGCACCGAGCCCTTGTCGGTGTTGAGGTCGCCGTGATCGGTGACGTAGGCGGTACGGCTGTCCGGGGTGAACGCGATGCGGCCGACCCTCGCGCCGACGTCGATGACGCCGCTGACCGTCCTGCTCGCGGTGTCGATGACCGTCACCCTGCGGTCCTCCGCGCTGGTGGCGTACGCGAAGGCCCCGTTCGGGCTGACTTCGACCGCGACCGGGTACCTCCCGGCGCCGATGTACGCCGGTCGGTCGGCGGCCACCGCCACGGCCGGCACCGACGCGACCAGAGCCGCGACCGCGAGCAGGCCGACTGCCGCCGATCTCGACCGGATTCTTCGTGTGTGACCCTGCATGGCGCACTTCCCCTCTTGACCCATTCTTGGCACGCAACCGCAGTCGTCGACGACGCGCGCCGCTGCGCCCTGATTTGCCCGGATCTTGCCAGACGGGCATGCCCGCCCGGGGGGAATCGTGCTACTGGGCAACGGCAGGCCCGGGTGCGATGGTTCGGTCGCCGTAGTGCTTCCATCCACTGTGGACTGTCAAAGCCGGCCGTGTCCGGTTGACTGGTACCCCACAGGCGCCCGTGACCCGGTGCCGGAGCTGCGCTCGGGCCTTCACGTCGAGACGGCGGCTACCGGGCCGGTGTGGCTCGGTAGCCGCCGTGCGAAGCGCTGCTGTTAGCAGCTGCCGTTCGACTCCTTCATGCCGGTGTTGGCGCCTGCGGTCTGGGCGACGATGGCCGGCACGCAGGAGGCCTGGTCGAGCGTGAAGCTGTAGGGGATGTTGACGGTGGTGGTGGACTTGACGTCCGGTCCGGCGGGCTTGTTCTCGCTGCCGGGGGCGGACCAGGTGACGTTGTCGAAGATGTTGCCGCTGACCTGCCAGTAGCCGGCCATGTCGGTGTAGAACGTGCCGAGGACGTCGCGGGAGTTCTTGAAGTAGTTGTTGTCGACCTTGGCCTTGGCGCCGGCCCGGGAGTTGATGCCGGACTCGTTGAGGCTCACGTAGTGGTTGTTGTACATGTGGCCGACGCCGCCGCGCAGCAGGGGCGCCCGGGAGTCGATGTTCTCGTACAGGTTGTGGTGGTAGGTGACGAACCCGTTGGAGAGGTCGCTCTCGCTGGACCCGACCAGCCCGCCGCGGCCGGAGTTGCGCAGGGTGCTGTAGGACAGGGTCACGTACTGGGTGTTGTTCTTCATGTCGAACAGGCCGTCGTAGCCTTCGGACTCGCCGCCCGACGCGAGCAGGGTGGTGTGGTCGACCCAGACGTTGCGGACGTTGCTCTCCATGCCGATGGCGTCACCGCCGTTGGACGTGGGAGAACCGGACTTCTTCACGTTCCGGACCGTCACGTTCCGGATGATGATGTTGCGCGAGTCGCGGATGTGGATGCCCAGTTGGTCGAAGACCGCTCCGCTGCCGACGCCGATGATCGTGACGTTGCTGATCTGCTTGAGTTCGATCACGCCCGAGGCGGTCGAGCAGCTGCCGCCCGACACCTGACTGGTGTTGCCGTGGTTGATCGTGCCCTCGACCTCGATGATGATCGGGGTGGAGCTGCTGGCCCGGCCGCACAGGGCCGCGTGGATCTGCGTTCCCGTGGTGGCCCGGACCTTCGCCCCGCCCTGACCGCCGGTGGTCCCGCCGTTCTGGGTCGCGAAGCCGGTCGCGGCACCCGTGGGCGGCGGGTTCGACGTCGTGGTGGTGGTCGTGGTCGACGTCGTCGTGCTGGTGGACGTCGAGGTGGAAGTGGAGGTCGACGTCGAGGTCGGCCCTCCGCTCGTCGGGGTCAACGTCCACTGCTTGGTGGCCACGCTGTCGCAGGAGTTGGTCTGCACCAACGCGCCGACGGAGGTGGAGCTGTCCTTGATGTTCATGCACTTGGTGCTGTTGGTGTCGACCAGGCGGTAGTTGCTGCCGCTCGCGGTCGCGGTCCAGATCTGGCCGGGGCCGTCGGTGCACGCGACCTGCTGGATCGCCTTGCCCGCCGATGTGGACGCGTCCTGCACGCCGACGCACAGGCCCGTGGCGACCGAGCTGATCCGGTAGCCGCCGCTGACCGCGGTGAGCTTCCACTGCTGGCTGCTGTCGGTGCCGCACGACGCCTGCTGGAGCTGGACGCCGGCGCTCGCGGTCCCGTTGGGCACGTTGAGACAGTGCCCGGTGCCGACATTCTTCACGGTGTACGTGCCCGCGCCGATCGCCGCCGAAGCGGTCGTGATCGGCCAGACGACGAGCGTGGCGGCCAGCGCCGTGGCGCCCGCCGCCGCTGCCAGGCCCACGCGCCATCGCGCACCGCGCCGCTGTGCGGCCCGCGTGGCGGCCCGTGTGGTGGGAGGTTGAACATTCATCGACTTCTCCGCTTCTGACTTACCCGGACGCCGGAACTGGCGGTGGCGTTCACGCTGGGCGGAACCCGCTGTGGAGAAATCCACCGGCACGCGTCGGCCAATGCCACGCGTCCAAGGTGCTTCCTCACGTCGTTGTGGGAAACCGCTTTCCCATCGAATGCTAGATAGTCCGGAAGTGGCTGGTCAATAACGGTTTTCGCAGGCGGCGGTCGGTAAGTGTCGAATACGATCGAACGCCCAGGTCACGGGTGGTTGAACTGATCAGCTGCCAGCTGCGGGATCAATGCGGCCGGTCATACTTGTGAACAGAATCGACGGGTGCCGATCACACTTGTGAACAATGGGGCGACGGTGGTCGCATTCAGCCCGGCGGTGGCCTCCGAGAGCCAGTCCGGACCATGCCCGCGAAACCGGAAGTACACCCGCAGCGGTTGAGCAGAAGCGTGCTGGGCGGGTGGAGTTCGCCGTGTTCGCGCTGTCGTCGGCGGACGGGTTGGACGAGGGGTTCGTTCTGCCGTCTGGAGGCTGCCTTCCGTTGCCGCCTGTGGTGATCGAGGGGCGCGAGGCGCAGTGGCTCGTGTCGCCGACTGAGTGTGACGGGCTGATGACCGGGCCTGAGCCGGCAGGGCTGTTGACCTTGGAGACATCAACCGGCGTTGACGCGCCAGACCGGTCCGCTAGGGCCGGGGCGAAAGACTCGCGGGAAACCATCCGGAGCAACTGCACCCAGACCGTCGACGACTTCAATCGGATGGGCGTCGAGACCGTGGTCAACCGAGTGCCCAGCAGGGAAGCACTGGTGCGCCACTGGGGGGATCCGGGCCTGGCGGTGCCGGCCACCGGTCTCACCAGCATGCTCATGCACATCCTGGCCGACAAGCCGGAAGAGGGCTCCTCTTTCCTCCCCCAGTGGCTCGCGATCACCCTGGTTGCCATTGCCGGGCTCGGCCTGTTCGGCAACGTCGTTGTCGTTACACCTGTTCGGCCTCGGTGTGGCCGGCGAGCTGCTCGACGGCCACACCGCGCGGCAGGAATTGGTGTTCATCGGCGTCGACCTGGACCGCGACGAACCCCGCCGCCGCCTCGACCCCGCCCTGCTCGCCGACGCCGAACTGGCGATCGGTCCGACCGCGTGACGGCGGTTCCACGACCCGCTGCCCGCGTGGGACGACCTCGAAGCGCACCTGAACGAACACCTCTCCCCCGCTCCGCGCAGGCCGGTGGGGCGGCAGTGACGACGGGGCACGCACACGAGCATGACTCACATCACCGTTGATAACGGTTATCAGATGCAGTTACGCTCTCGCCGCCCCTTGCCCCCAGAGTGATCGGCTTCGTCATGGCTGTTCGTCCGCGGTCGTCCGCGTCGGTCGACCGCGACCGGCGGGCGTCCGTTCGCCGGTCGCGGACCGTTCAGCGGGTGGCGGTCGCGGCCCTCGGCCTCGCGATCCTGGTGCTGGTGATCGCCTCCGGCTCGATCGGAACGGTCGAGGTCGGGCTCGTGGACACGGCGCGGATCGTGGTCGGGCACCTGGTGCCGGGTATGCCGTGGATGTCGGACGGCAGCCTGACAGTGCTGCAGGACCAGGCGGTGTGGCAGTTCCGGCTGCCCCGTGCCCTGCTGGCCGGGCTGGCGGGCGCCGGGTTGGCGCTGGCCGGCGCGATCATGCAGGTGATCGTGCGCAACCCGCTGGCCGAGCCGTACCTGCTCGGTGTGTCGTCGGGCGCGGGAGTCGGCGCGGTGCTGGTCATCACCCTCGGCTCGGCGGCCGTCGGTGGCCTCCCGCTCGGCGTGGCGGCGTTCGCCGGGGCGTTGGTGGCCAGTGCGTGCGTCGCGCTCATGGCCCAGCGCGGGGGCGTGCTGTCGCCGACCAGGATGATCCTGTCGGGTGTCGCCCTGGGTTCGCTGTTCAGCGCGGTGACGAGCTACCTGACGTTGACGACCGAGGCGCAGAACGTGTTCAGCGTCCTGTTCTTCCTACTGGGCAGCGTATCCGCCGCGTCCATGGGTTCACTGGTGGTTCCCGCGGTGGCGTTCGTGGTGGCGTGTGTCGTCGTCGGCCTGCGAACGCGGGCGATGAACGCGCTGCTGACCGGTGACGAGTCCGCGACTGCGTTGGGTGTGGACGTGAACCGGCTGCGGGCCGTCCTGCTGGTGACCGCGGCGCTGCTGACCGGGTCGGTGGTGTCGGTGAGCGGGGGGATCGGCTTCGTGGGCCTGGTGATCCCGCACGTGGCGCGCATCCTCGTGGGCGCGGACCACCGGCGGATGCTGCCGGTCGCGGTGCTCGGCGGCGCGGCGTTCCTGATGCTCGCGGACCTGTTGTCGCGCACGGTGGCGACGCCCGCAGAGGTGCCGATCGGCATCCTCACCGCGGTGGTGGGCGCGCCGTTCTTCCTGTGGCTGATGCGCCGTGACACGGGCGCGCGGGCGGGACTGGACCGATGAGGGTGCGCTTCGACCGCGTCAGCGCCACCCTGGGTGGCCGCGACGTGCTGCACGACGTGGACCTGGAGGTCCGCTCGGGCCGGTTCCTCGGGTTGGTCGGCCCCAACGGCAGCGGCAAGTCGACGCTGCTGCGCACGCTCTACCGCGCCGTCGCGCCGTCGTCGGGCCGGGTGCTGCTGGACGAGCAGGACGTGTGGCGCGTCGACCGGCGCACCGTCGCCCGGTCGGTGGCGGTCATGACCCAGGAGACGCCGACCGAGTTCGACCTCACCGTCCTGGACGCGGTGCTGCTCGCCAGGGTGCCGTTCCAGCGCGGCTTCGGCCGTGACACCGACGCCGACCTCGACCTGGCGTGGAGTGCGTTGGAGCGGGTGGGCGCGGCCGACGTCGCGGACCGGCTCGTCGGCCGGCTGTCCGGCGGGCAGCGGCAGCGGGTGATGCTGGCCCGCGCCCTCGCCGCGGACGCGCCGGTCCTCGTGCTCGACGAGCCGACCAACCACCTGGACATCGCCTTCCAGCTGGAACTGATGCGGATCGCGACCGACCTGGACCGCACGATCATCGCGGCGCTGCACGACCTCAACCTCGCCGCCACGCACTGCGACGAGATCGCGGTGCTGCGCGGAGGACGGCTCGTCGCGGCGGGCACACCGGCCGAAGCCCTCGCGCCACACGTGGTCGAAGACGTGTTCCGGGTCGGTGTCGACCAGCTCACGCATCCGCGCACCGGCCGTCCCGTCCTGGTCTTCGACCACCCGCGGCCGACCGGTCCAGGTCCAACCGAACACAGAGATGAGATCCATGCGTAGCACCCTGTCCCTGGTCGCGTCGTTCGTCAGCGTCACGCTGGTGGTCGCCGGCTGCGGTACCCCGGTCACCCCCGCCGGCACCCCGACGAGCGGCGCCGGCGGTGCGGTCACGATCAGCAACTGCGGTCGGGACGTCACCGTCGACGGCGTGCCGAGCGCGGCGGTCGGGTTGAGCCCGTCGCAGACCGAACTGCTGCTGCGACTCGGCCTGGCGGACTCGCTCGTCGGGCAGGCCCAGACCGCCACCGCGCCGCTGTCGGACGACGTGGCCGGTCTGGCCGCCGACGTCCCGGTGTTGAGCGAGTCCGGGCCGCCGAGCCGGGAGCAGCTGCTGAACGCGAAGCCGGGCTTCGTGTTCTCCCCGACGATGTACGAGTTCAACGCCGAGCAGGGCTTCGCGAGCCTGGAGCAGTTGCAGCAGGCAGGGGTGGCCGCCTACGTCGCCACCGGCGGGTGCGCGGAGCGGCGCATGAGCGGCACGGTCGAGGACGTCTTCACCGACCTGGAGAACCTCGGCAAGGTCTTCGCCGCGTCGGACAAGGCCGCGCCGCTGATCGAGAAGGGCAAGGCCGACCTGGCCGCGGTGGACACGGCGCTCGCGGGTCGCGCGAAGCCGACCGTCGCCCAGGTGTACCTGGAAGGCACGACCGTGACGGCGATCGGGGCCGGGATCGAGTACGACATCATCCGCCGGTCGGGTGGCGACAACGTGTTCTCGCCGCAGGACCCGCAGTTCGCGAAGTTCTTCGCCGCGCAGATCACCCCGGAGGCGTTGGCCGCCGCCGACCCCGACGCGCTGGTGTTCGCGGTCAACTCCCCCGAGCACGAGCGGACGACCGCCGACTTCCTGAAGCGCACGTTCCCCGACATGACGGCGGTGCGCGAGCAGCGGCTGATCGCGATCGACGCCGCCGACACCTACCCCGGCACCCTGGGGAACGTGGCCGTGGTGCGGGAGATCGCGGAGCGGCTGCACCCGGACGCCTTCACGTCGTGATCCACCGCAGGCTCTTGCGGCTGGCGGGTGTCGTCGCCGGACCGGTCGTGCTCCTGGCGTTGTTGTCGACGCTGGTGTCCGCCTCCCACGTCACCGCCGCCGTGCTGACGGCCGCCGTGCTCGCCGACCTCGTCAGCGGGGACGGGGCCGCCGCGGTGCCGTCGATCGCGGCGCTGGTCGGCGTCGTCGCGGTGCGCGCGGCGCTGCTGTGGCTGCGGGAAGTCGCGGCGGCCAGGTTCGGCATCGCCATCCGGACCCGGTTGCGCGGTGAGCTGTTGCGACGCATCACCGCGCTGGGGCCGGCGTGGGCGCAAGGAGAGCGGTCCGGCGCGATCACCCACACAGTCGTGGACGGTGTGGAGGCCCTGGACGCCTACTACAGCCGCTACCTGCCCCAACTGCTGGTGACCTGTCTGGTGCCCGCCGCCGTGACGGGGTGGCTGTTCACCGTCTCCGCCCCGGCCACGGCGGTTCTCGCCGCGGCGGTCCTGTGCGCCGTGGTGGTACCCCGGTTCTGGGACGCCCGGCTGCTCAGGACGGGCCGGACCCGGTGGCGTGCCTACGAGAAGCTCGCGGCGGACTACCTGGAGGCGACCCAGGCGATCGGCGTCCTTCGGGTGTTCGGCGCGGGCCGGCGGACCGGGGACGCGCTCGCCGAACGCGGCGAGCACCTGCACCTCACCACGATGACCCAGCTGCGCGTCTCGCTCGTGGAGTCCGCCGTCAGCTCGCTCGCCCTGCACCTGGGCACCGCCGCCACCATCGTCGTCGCCTGCGCCGGGGTCCTGGGCGGCACGGCGCCCGCCGGATCGACGCTGGTGTTCCTGCTGTGCGCCAGGGAGTGCTTCCGACCCGTGCTCGACCTGTCCGCCCACTGGCACCTCGGCTACCAAGGGCTCGGCGCGGTGGAGGGCATCGACGAGATCCTGACGGCCCGCCCGGTCGTCGCGGACACCGGAACGCGCACCGAACCCGCGCGTCCGGGGGCGGGCCTGCGGCTGCGACAGGTCTGCTACCGCTACCCGAACGGGGCAGGTGTCACCGAAATCGGGTTCGACTGCACGCCCGGCGCCACCACCGGGATCGTGGGCCCGTCGGGTGCGGGCAAGAGCACGCTCGCCCGGCTCATCGTCCGGCACGCCGACCCGCAGGAGGGAACGATCGAACTCGACGGGACGCCGATCACCGACTACACCCTCGCCGCCCTGCGCGCGAGCATCGGCGTCGTCGGCCAGCACACCTACCTCTTCCACGGCACCGTCGAGGAGAACCTGCGCCTCGCCCGCCCCGACGCCACACCGGAGGAAGTCCGCGCCGCCGCCCACGTCGCCGACGCGCTCGACTTCGTCCAGGCGCTGCCCGAGGGCTTCGACACCGTGCTCACCGAGAACGGCATCCGGCTCTCCGGCGGACAGCGGCAACGGCTCGCCATCGCCAGGGCCGTGCTCGCCGCGACACCCGTGCTGCTGCTGGACGAGGCGACCTCCGCCTTGGACGTCGACACGGAGCGCCGCGTCCTGACCCGGCTCGCCGAACACTGCCCGGGCACCACCCGCATCGTCATCGCGCACCGCGAGAGCGCCCTGCGCGACGCCGACACGATCGTCACGATCGACTCCGGCCGCGTCGCCGCCGTCGTCTCCGCGGCGGCGCACCGGTGAAGGGCCCGCTGCGACGCCTGCTGCCCGTCATCGCCGAGCAGCGGTCCACGTTCGGCTGGACCATCGCGGCCAACGCCGTGGCCCAGGTCGGCGCGCTGACGGCGGCGGTGGTCGGCACGTGGCTCGCGGGCCGGACCGCCGCGACCGGCGACGCGCCACTGGTGCCCGCGGCCATCGTCCTGTGCGGCGTCGCGGTGCTCACCGCCGCGATGACCTGGCGCGAGTCGTGGGTCTCGCACGACCTGGCCTACCGGTTGATCACCACCCTGCGCGCCCGCGTGTTCGACCGCCTCCGGGTGAGCCTGCCCGACCGCCGCACGCCCCGCCGCAGCGGCGACCTGGCCTCCGTGGCGTTCGCCGACGTCGACCGGCTCGAATGGCTGTACGCCCACACCGCGGCCCAGGCGCTCACGTCCCTCGTGCTGGTAGCCGCGACCACGACGCTGTCGCTGCTCGTCACGCCGTGGCTGTTGCTGGTGTGGGCGCCGTTCGTCGTGGTGGTCGCGGCGTTGCCCTGGCTGTTCGGCCGGGTCGCCGCCCGGCAGGGTGCCGAGCTGACCGAGGCCGCCGCCACGCTCAACGCCGAGCTCGTCGACACCGTCCGCGGCCTCGACGAGCTCAGCGCCGCCGGCGCCCTGGACCGCCGCACCGCCGCGCTCGACCGGCACACCGGCGTGCTGACCGCCGTACAGGCGCGGATCGGCTCCCGGACCGGAGTCGAACGCGCGATCACCGACGCGGCACTGTCGCTCAGCGCGATCGGCGCCCTCGCGGTCTGCGCGGTCAACCTCGACGCGGTCGGCCGCGCGCTCGCGCCGGTCGCCCTGGTCCTGGCCACGGCGGCGCTCGGCCCCATCTCGCAGATCTCCGACCTGCTGCGCAACCTCGGCACCCTGCGCGCCGCCGGCACCCGCATCGTCGACGTCCTCGACCGCACACCCGCGGTCCGCGAAACCGCCGCACCCCGACGGCTACCGCCGCGCGACCTGGCAACCGGCCTGGTGTTCGACCGCGTGACGTTCCGCTACGGCGACGGCCCGCCCGTGCTGCGCGAGGTGTCCTTCACCGTCCGCCCCGGCGAACGGGTCGCCCTCACCGGCCCGTCCGGCGTCGGCAAGACGACCTGCGCGCTGCTGGCCACCCGGATGTGGGACCCCGACGACGGCCGCATCACCCTCGACGGCGTCGACCTCACCGACCTGGCGGACGACGACCTGCGCGGTGCGATCAGCGCCGTTCCGCAGGACCCGGGGCTGCTCGCCGGCACGATCGCCACCAACATCAGGCTCGGCCGCCCCGACGCGGACGACCACGACGTCGAGCACGCGGCACGCAGGGCCGGGATCCTCGACCCGCGCGCCGGGCTCCCCGGCGGACTCGACACCCTCGTCGGCGAGGCAGGCGCGGGCCTGTCGGGTGGTCAGCGGGCGCGGGTGGCCGTCGCCCGAGCGCTGCTGGTCGACCCCCGCGTCCTCATCCTGGACGAGGCGACCGCCAACCTCGACCCCGACGCCGACGCGGCCATCACGGCCGCGCTCACCTCGGCGGGCGACAACGTCGGTGTCCTGGTCATCGCCCACCG
This is a stretch of genomic DNA from Saccharothrix ecbatanensis. It encodes these proteins:
- a CDS encoding pectate lyase family protein translates to MGLAAAAGATALAATLVVWPITTASAAIGAGTYTVKNVGTGHCLNVPNGTASAGVQLQQASCGTDSSQQWKLTAVSGGYRISSVATGLCVGVQDASTSAGKAIQQVACTDGPGQIWTATASGSNYRLVDTNSTKCMNIKDSSTSVGALVQTNSCDSVATKQWTLTPTSGGPTSTSTSTSTSTSTSTTTSTTTTTTTSNPPPTGAATGFATQNGGTTGGQGGAKVRATTGTQIHAALCGRASSSTPIIIEVEGTINHGNTSQVSGGSCSTASGVIELKQISNVTIIGVGSGAVFDQLGIHIRDSRNIIIRNVTVRNVKKSGSPTSNGGDAIGMESNVRNVWVDHTTLLASGGESEGYDGLFDMKNNTQYVTLSYSTLRNSGRGGLVGSSESDLSNGFVTYHHNLYENIDSRAPLLRGGVGHMYNNHYVSLNESGINSRAGAKAKVDNNYFKNSRDVLGTFYTDMAGYWQVSGNIFDNVTWSAPGSENKPAGPDVKSTTTVNIPYSFTLDQASCVPAIVAQTAGANTGMKESNGSC
- a CDS encoding ABC transporter ATP-binding protein; translation: MKGPLRRLLPVIAEQRSTFGWTIAANAVAQVGALTAAVVGTWLAGRTAATGDAPLVPAAIVLCGVAVLTAAMTWRESWVSHDLAYRLITTLRARVFDRLRVSLPDRRTPRRSGDLASVAFADVDRLEWLYAHTAAQALTSLVLVAATTTLSLLVTPWLLLVWAPFVVVVAALPWLFGRVAARQGAELTEAAATLNAELVDTVRGLDELSAAGALDRRTAALDRHTGVLTAVQARIGSRTGVERAITDAALSLSAIGALAVCAVNLDAVGRALAPVALVLATAALGPISQISDLLRNLGTLRAAGTRIVDVLDRTPAVRETAAPRRLPPRDLATGLVFDRVTFRYGDGPPVLREVSFTVRPGERVALTGPSGVGKTTCALLATRMWDPDDGRITLDGVDLTDLADDDLRGAISAVPQDPGLLAGTIATNIRLGRPDADDHDVEHAARRAGILDPRAGLPGGLDTLVGEAGAGLSGGQRARVAVARALLVDPRVLILDEATANLDPDADAAITAALTSAGDNVGVLVIAHRPATLARCDRIVDLREAQRTR
- a CDS encoding ABC transporter ATP-binding protein, with the translated sequence MRVRFDRVSATLGGRDVLHDVDLEVRSGRFLGLVGPNGSGKSTLLRTLYRAVAPSSGRVLLDEQDVWRVDRRTVARSVAVMTQETPTEFDLTVLDAVLLARVPFQRGFGRDTDADLDLAWSALERVGAADVADRLVGRLSGGQRQRVMLARALAADAPVLVLDEPTNHLDIAFQLELMRIATDLDRTIIAALHDLNLAATHCDEIAVLRGGRLVAAGTPAEALAPHVVEDVFRVGVDQLTHPRTGRPVLVFDHPRPTGPGPTEHRDEIHA
- a CDS encoding GTP-binding protein is translated as MSLHLFGLGVAGELLDGHTARQELVFIGVDLDRDEPRRRLDPALLADAELAIGPTA
- a CDS encoding ABC transporter substrate-binding protein, giving the protein MRSTLSLVASFVSVTLVVAGCGTPVTPAGTPTSGAGGAVTISNCGRDVTVDGVPSAAVGLSPSQTELLLRLGLADSLVGQAQTATAPLSDDVAGLAADVPVLSESGPPSREQLLNAKPGFVFSPTMYEFNAEQGFASLEQLQQAGVAAYVATGGCAERRMSGTVEDVFTDLENLGKVFAASDKAAPLIEKGKADLAAVDTALAGRAKPTVAQVYLEGTTVTAIGAGIEYDIIRRSGGDNVFSPQDPQFAKFFAAQITPEALAAADPDALVFAVNSPEHERTTADFLKRTFPDMTAVREQRLIAIDAADTYPGTLGNVAVVREIAERLHPDAFTS
- a CDS encoding FecCD family ABC transporter permease, coding for MAVRPRSSASVDRDRRASVRRSRTVQRVAVAALGLAILVLVIASGSIGTVEVGLVDTARIVVGHLVPGMPWMSDGSLTVLQDQAVWQFRLPRALLAGLAGAGLALAGAIMQVIVRNPLAEPYLLGVSSGAGVGAVLVITLGSAAVGGLPLGVAAFAGALVASACVALMAQRGGVLSPTRMILSGVALGSLFSAVTSYLTLTTEAQNVFSVLFFLLGSVSAASMGSLVVPAVAFVVACVVVGLRTRAMNALLTGDESATALGVDVNRLRAVLLVTAALLTGSVVSVSGGIGFVGLVIPHVARILVGADHRRMLPVAVLGGAAFLMLADLLSRTVATPAEVPIGILTAVVGAPFFLWLMRRDTGARAGLDR
- a CDS encoding ABC transporter ATP-binding protein/permease, with protein sequence MIHRRLLRLAGVVAGPVVLLALLSTLVSASHVTAAVLTAAVLADLVSGDGAAAVPSIAALVGVVAVRAALLWLREVAAARFGIAIRTRLRGELLRRITALGPAWAQGERSGAITHTVVDGVEALDAYYSRYLPQLLVTCLVPAAVTGWLFTVSAPATAVLAAAVLCAVVVPRFWDARLLRTGRTRWRAYEKLAADYLEATQAIGVLRVFGAGRRTGDALAERGEHLHLTTMTQLRVSLVESAVSSLALHLGTAATIVVACAGVLGGTAPAGSTLVFLLCARECFRPVLDLSAHWHLGYQGLGAVEGIDEILTARPVVADTGTRTEPARPGAGLRLRQVCYRYPNGAGVTEIGFDCTPGATTGIVGPSGAGKSTLARLIVRHADPQEGTIELDGTPITDYTLAALRASIGVVGQHTYLFHGTVEENLRLARPDATPEEVRAAAHVADALDFVQALPEGFDTVLTENGIRLSGGQRQRLAIARAVLAATPVLLLDEATSALDVDTERRVLTRLAEHCPGTTRIVIAHRESALRDADTIVTIDSGRVAAVVSAAAHR